A window of the Phaseolus vulgaris cultivar G19833 chromosome 5, P. vulgaris v2.0, whole genome shotgun sequence genome harbors these coding sequences:
- the LOC137835690 gene encoding transcription factor FER-LIKE IRON DEFICIENCY-INDUCED TRANSCRIPTION FACTOR has translation MDAIHQDTLAYINDFELYDFVDNPNFDQFINLIRGENEDANCDFGSDLITDSFVNNQLLPCPAYPFDQNNNNAVNVYDQSSTFSSFSCFDGNMKGEGEREEEEEEEEHDGENSSETTTTTTTKNDDCKPKLKNDRSKTLISERRRRGRMKEKLYALRSLVPNITKMDKASIIGDAVAYVHDLQAQARKLKAEVAGLEASLLVSENYQGSINNPKNVQAARNTHPICKKIMQVEMLQVEERGYYAKIVCNKGEGVAASLFRALESLAGFNVQNSNLVTVCNSFQLTFTLNIKGSEPEINLQNLKLWVTGALLNQGFEFVASFSG, from the exons ATGGATGCAATTCACCAAGACACACTGGCTTACATCAATGATTTTGAGCTGTACGACTTCGTTGACAATCCAAATTTTGATCAGTTCATTAATTTGATCCGAGGGGAGAATGAAGATGCCAACTGTGACTTCGGTTCTGACCTCATCACTGATAGTTTTGTTAACAATCAGCTCTTACCATGCCCTGCATACCCTTTTGATCAGAACAATAACAATGCTGTGAATGTCTATGATCAAAGCTCCACATTTAGCTCCTTTTCATGCTTTGATGGGAATATGAAGGGAGaaggagaaagagaagaagaagaagaagaagaagaacatgatGGAGAGAATTCTTCTGAAACAACCACGACAACAACGACCAAGAATGATGATTGCAAACCCAAACTAAAAAATGATAGGTCCAAGACTCTCATTTCTGAGAGGAGAAGGAGAGGCCGAATGAAGGAGAAGCTCTACGCATTGCGTTCTTTGGTTCCCAACATAACAAAG ATGGACAAGGCCTCCATAATTGGAGACGCAGTAGCATACGTGCATGATCTTCAAGCTCAAGCTAGGAAGCTGAAGGCTGAAGTTGCAGGACTTGAAGCATCCTTATTAGTGTCTGAAAACTATCAAGGATCAATTAACAATCCCAAAAATGTGCAAGCGGCCCGTAATACTCATCCAATCTGCAAGAAGATCATGCAG GTGGAGATGTTGCAAGTGGAGGAAAGAGGGTATTATGCAAAAATAGTTTGCAATAAAGGAGAAGGAGTGGCTGCATCGTTATTCAGGGCTCTTGAGTCTCTTGCAGGCTTTAATGTTCAGAATTCAAACTTGGTTACAGTTTGTAATAGTTTTCAACTTACATTTACATTGAAT ATAAAAGGATCAGAACCAGAAATTAACCTGCAAAATTTGAAGCTATGGGTGACTGGCGCTCTTCTGAACCAAGGCTTTGAATTCGTGGCATCGTTTTCTGGTTGA
- the LOC137835691 gene encoding protein SOSEKI 3, whose product MEARMRKYRQVSPERAKVWTEKSPKYYQNRKVPVVYYLCRNRQLEHPHFMEVPLSSPDGLVLRDVIDRLNALRGRGMASLYSWSCKRSYKNGFVWHDLCEDDLILPAHGNEYVLKGSELFYESNSERFSPTSNVKTQNLKQLPEPVSCRSHDEASTSSSMNEKDTRNSQEDDELSPRQLTGSSDVSPQSRAGTSDSLSLPLTEYKIYKTDGLADASTQTEENVSKTETQKTCTRGVSTEDDGSLEPECHEISDAQVPQVKDNPEIGMDTIPPPPSTCSPSSSGGKTETLESLIRADVSKMNSFRILEEERIRMQTNARLKASSLLMQLISCGSISVKNHSVGLIPSYKNRLSNSKFPSPLFSTSVMFGEFDCLAEKTKVMGLKLEDKEYYSGSVVESKVLKEEGGHNVLKRSSSFNSERTSTELKSQDMEESSSPGNSKCVPQSVKASLTNQSLGERMISPVSDGSRNSMDRTNGSGISSAPSNGSSKRITETSSGSGRKQSKRIDSYREEERVIKIEERLASGARVIIQSKPF is encoded by the exons ATGGAAGCACGGATGAGAAAGTACCGGCAAGTGAGTCCAGAGAGGGCCAAAGTGTGGACGGAGAAGTCCCCAAAGTACTATCAGAATCGGAAGGTGCCGGTGGTTTACTATCTTTGCAGGAATAGGCAGTTAGAACATCCTCATTTCATGGAGGTTCCTCTTTCATCCCCTGATGGGTTGGTTTTGAGag ATGTGATTGATAGACTAAACGCTTTGAGAGGTAGAGGCATGGCTTCTTTGTATTCGTGGTCTTGTAAGAG AAGCTACAAAAACGGATTTGTGTGGCATGATCTCTGTGAAGACGATCTAATTCTACCTGCTCATGGAAATGAGTATGTCCTCAAAGGTTCTGAGCTATTTTACGAATCGAATTCAg AACGTTTTAGCCCTACTAGCAATGTGAAAACTCAGAACCTGAAGCAGTTGCCAGAGCCGGTTTCTTGTAGGAGCCATGATGAGGCTTCCACCTCTTCCAGCATGAATGAGAAAGATACAAGAAACTCCCAAGAAGATGATGAACTTTCCCCAAGACAACTAACTGGTTCATCTGATGTGTCTCCTCAGTCTAGAGCAGGGACAAGTGATTCTCTTAGCTTACCATTGACAGAATACAAAATCTACAAGACTGATGGATTGGCAGATGCTTCAACTCAGACAGAAGAAAATGTTAGCAAAACCGAAACCCAGAAAACTTGTACCAGGGGTGTATCAACCGAGGATGATGGGTCATTAGAACCAGAGTGCCATGAAATAAGTGATGCTCAAGTGCCACAAGTGAAAGACAATCCTGAAATCGGTATGGATACTATTCCTCCTCCTCCCTCAACTTGTAGTCCATCATCTTCTGGAGGGAAAACTGAGACTTTGGAGTCCCTTATAAGAGCTGATGTGAGTAAAATGAACAGCTTTAGGATCCTTGAAGAGGAGCGTATTCGAATGCAAACCAATGCAAGGCTGAAAGCCTCAAGTCTACTAATGCAACTGATATCATGCGGGTCTATATCTGTGAAAAATCATAGTGTTGGCCTTATTCCTTCTTACAAGAATAGGCTTTCCAATTCCAAATTCCCCTCCCCATTGTTCTCAACTTCTGTTATGTTTGGGGAATTTGACTGCCTAGCAGAGAAAACGAAGGTGATGGGCCTCAAATTGGAAGACAAAGAATATTATAGTGGGAGCGTAGTGGAGTCTAAAGTACTGAAGGAAGAAGGTGGACATAATGTTCTGAAACGCTCTTCTTCTTTCAATTCTGAGAG GACATCTACAGAGTTGAAATCACAAGACATGGAGGAATCATCATCCCCAGGAAATTCAAAATGTGTTCCACAGTCAGTAAAGGCTTCATTGACCAATCAATCACTAGGTGAACGCATGATATCTCCTGTTTCTGATGGATCAAGAAATTCCATGGATAGAACCAATGGTTCAGGCATATCTTCAGCACCATCTAACGGCAGCAGCAAAAGGATCACTGAAACTTCATCAGGGTCAGGGAGAAAGCAATCTAAGAGGATAGACTCATATAGAGAAGAGGAGAGAGTGATCAAAATTGAAGAAAG GCTTGCTTCAGGAGCTCGGGTTATAATCCAGTCTAAACCATTTTGA